In Tripterygium wilfordii isolate XIE 37 chromosome 15, ASM1340144v1, whole genome shotgun sequence, one DNA window encodes the following:
- the LOC120016809 gene encoding probable pectinesterase 68: protein MASMNSSFFLFYQYSCCYFFILISVLSHAPFQVTSSHQWVGPVGLRVLTVDTTGSGNFQSVQAAVDAVPENNMENVVIQISAGYYIEKVVVPVTKPYITFQGEGREVTVIEWHDRARDRGANGQQLRTYRTASVSVFANYFSARNISFKNTAPAPMPGMQGWQAVAFRISGDKAYFSGCGFYGAQDTLCDDAGRHYFKDCYIEGSIDFIFGNGRSMYKDCELHSIATRFGSIAAHFRNTLDEKTGFAFLDCKVTGNGPILVGRAMGKYARIVYSYTYFDDVVAHAVWDGLDQTTNNNRTAFFGVYKCWGPGAPTLQGVSWARELDYDSAHKFLAKSFVNGRHWIAPSDA, encoded by the exons atggcttccatgaattcttctttctttttattctatcAGTACTCCTGCTGCTACTTCTTCATTCTAATTTCAGTATTGTCACATGCACCATTTCAGGTTACCAGCTCTCATCAATGGGTGGGGCCTGTCGGCCTCCGCGTACTTACGGTTGACACTACAGGTTCCGGCAATTTCCAGTCAGTCCAAGCTGCCGTAGATGCTGTCCCGGAAAACAATATGGAGAATGTGGTCATACAAATTAGCGCTGGATATTACAT AGAGAAGGTGGTGGTGCCTGTGACCAAACCCTATATAACGTTTCAAGGTGAAGGTAGAGAGGTGACGGTGATCGAATGGCATGACCGAGCACGTGACCGTGGGGCTAATGGTCAACAGCTTCGTACTTACAGAACAGCTTCTGTTTCTGTCTTCGCTAATTACTTCTCTGCTAGAAATATCAGCTTCAAA AATACAGCGCCGGCACCAATGCCGGGAATGCAAGGATGGCAAGCAGTAGCATTTCGCATATCCGGCGACAAAGCCTATTTTTCTGGATGTGGGTTCTACGGCGCGCAAGACACTCTTTGTGATGATGCTGGTAGGCATTACTTCAAGGATTGTTACATTGAAGGCTCCATAGACTTCATTTTTGGAAACGGCAGATCCATGTACAAA GACTGCGAATTACACTCGATTGCGACCAGATTCGGGTCCATCGCAGCCCATTTTAGAAATACACTGGACGAGAAAACGGGCTTTGCTTTTCTGGACTGCAAAGTCACCGGTAATGGCCCAATTTTAGTGGGCCGGGCTATGGGAAAGTACGCGAGGATTGTATACTCCTACACATACTTCGATGACGTGGTGGCACATGCTGTCTGGGATGGCTTGGATCAAACTACCAACAATAACAGGACGGCTTTCTTTGGAGTGTACAAATGTTGGGGGCCTGGAGCTCCAACATTGCAGGGAGTGTCATGGGCACGAGAGTTGGACTATGACTCGGCCCATAAGTTCCTTGCCAAGAGTTTTGTCAATGGCAGACACTGGATCGCACCATCTGATGCTTAG
- the LOC120016810 gene encoding peroxisome biogenesis protein 19-1-like codes for MANHSDDLDALLDSALDDFQTLNLANSQQRTEGDGAESIKESALLPKGVQGLGMGLPDLKSKKKGKQKVSKDAHVAEALDKLREQTREAVKGVESVTSAQLDDFPKDDMMEDWVKQFEELAGSQDVESMVETMMQQLLSKEILYEPMKEIGERYPKWLEECKTSLSKEEFERYSRQYELIKELNDVYDSDSGNFTKIVELMQKMQECGQPPSDIVRELAPDFDLASLGQITPEMLELQGNCCIM; via the exons ATGGCCAACCACTCCGATGATTTGGACGCCCTTCTTGACA GTGCCTTGGATGATTTCCAAACCCTTAACCTCGCTAATTCTCAACAAAG GACCGAAGGGGATGGTGCAGAGAGCATAAAGGAGTCTGCTTTGCTGCCAAAGGGGGTTCAAGGACTGGGGATGGGATTGCCGGATTTGAAGAGCAAGAAGAAGGGGAAGCAGAAGGTTTCAAAGGATGCACATGTGGCAGAGGCGCTTGATAAGCTCAGAGAGCAGACCAGGGAGGCTGTTAAAGGAGTGGAGTCGGTGACCAGTGCCCAATTGGATGATTTCCCTAAGGATGATATGATGGAGGATTGGGTCAAGCAGTTTGAGGAGCTTGCTGGCTCACAG GATGTGGAATCTATGGTGGAGACCATGATGCAACAGCTTTTGTCTAAAGAAATTCTGTATGAACCCATGAAGGAAATTGGAGAAAGGTATCCAAAATGGTTGGAGGAGTGTAAAACTAGTTTGAGCAAAGAAGAATTTGAACGTTACTCCCGTCAGTATGAGCTCATAAAAGAACTTAATGATGTTTACGACAGTGATTCTGGTAACTTCACTAAGATTGTTGAGCTAATGCAAAAAATGCAAGAATGTGGCCAACCTCCTAGTGACATCGTGCGCGAACTCGCTCCTGATTTCGATTTGGCCAGTCTTGGTCAAAT AACCCCGGAGATGCTGGAGTTGCAAGGAAATTGCTGTATAATGTGA
- the LOC120016054 gene encoding asparagine--tRNA ligase, chloroplastic/mitochondrial-like: protein MAAALAPATSSLRFRPYSSLRFFSTIPITLKKSQSFNPISFRPSPFSGRRFFSAVITGALRSSERAKSEFTEKLIGDTGTSKVGEFRKKLKVVDIKGGPDEGLDRLGHTLTVTGWVRTVRVQSSITFIEINDGSCLSNMQCVVDSDAEGYDQVESGLISTGASIWVLGTIVESQGSKQKVELKVNKIVVVGKSDPSYPIQKKRVTREFLRTKAHLRPRTNTFGAVARVRNALAYATHKFFQENGFVWVSSPIITASDCEGAGEQFCVTTLIPSSRDAVDSNLDAIPKTKEGLIDWSQDFFGKPAFLTVSGQLNGETYATALSDVYTFGPTFRAENSHTSRHLSEFWMIEPELAFADLNDDMACATAYLQYVVRHVLENCKEDMDFFNTWIEKGIIERLSDVAEKDFVQLTYTDAIDLLLRANKKFEFPVKWGCDLQSEHERYITEEALGGLPVIVRDYPKEIKAFYMRKNDDGKTVAAMDMLVPRIGELIGGSQREERLEYLEERLDELKLNKDSYWWYLDLRRYGSVPHAGFGLGFERLVQFATGIENIKDVIPFPRTPGSAEF, encoded by the exons ATGGCTGCGGCTCTAGCACCGGCCACTTCTTCTCTCCGGTTCAGACCCTACTCATCTCTCCGGTTCTTCTCCACAATTCCCATAACCCTCAAAAAGTCCCAATCTTTCAATCCAATCAGTTTCCGGCCGTCCCCATTTTCTGGCCGGAGATTCTTCTCCGCTGTAATTACCGGAGCTCTCCGTTCCAGCGAGAGGGCAAAGTCGGAATTTACCGAGAAGTTGATAGGTGACACGGGGACTAGCAAAGTCGGGGAGTTCAGGAAGAAATTGAAGGTCGTTGATATAAAAGGCGGTCCCGATGAAGGTCTGGACCGGCTGGGGCATACACTTACCGTTACGGGATGGGTGCGAACCGTTAGGGTCCAGAGCAGCATTACATTTATCGAG ATTAATGATGGCTCGTGCCTTTCGAACATGCAATGCGTGGTAGATTCAGATGCTGAAGGCTACGATCAG GTGGAATCTGGACTGATCTCTACTGGTGCATCAATATGGGTACTAGGGACTATTGTGGAGAGCCAAGGATCAAAGCAAAAAGTGGAACTGAAGGTCAACAAAATTGTGGTG GTTGGCAAGAGTGATCCCTCCTATCCCATTCAAAAGAAAAGGGTCACCAGAGAATTTTTAAGAACTAAAGCGCATCTTCGTCCAAGAACTAACACATTTGGTGCG GTTGCAAGAGTGAGGAATGCTTTGGCCTATGCAACACACAAATTTTTTCAAGAAAACGGATTTGTTTGGGTCTCAAGTCCTATCATTACAGCCTCAGATTGTGAAGGAGCGGGTGAACAGTTCTGTGTAACCACTCTG ATTCCGAGCTCTCGAGATGCTGTTGATTCTAATCTAGATGCCATTCCAAAAACAAAGGAGGGGTTAATTGATTGGTCACAG GATTTTTTTGGTAAACCAGCTTTTTTGACTGTATCCGGCCAACTTAATGGTGAAACATATGCTACAGCTCTGTCAGAT GTGTATACATTCGGTCCCACATTTCGAGCAGAAAATTCTCACACTTCTAGGCACTTATCTGAATTTTGG ATGATTGAACCGGAGCTTGCATTCGCTGATCTGAATGACGACATGGCCTGTGCAACTGCCTATCTCCAGTATGTA GTGAGACATGTCCTCGAAAATTGCAAGGAAGACATGGACTTCTTCAATACTTGGATTGAGAAAGGAATAATTGAAAGATTGAGT GATGTGGCTGAGAAGGACTTTGTGCAGTTGACTTATACTGATGCAATTGACCTTCTTCTTAGAGCAAATAAGAAATTTGAGTTCCCA GTCAAGTGGGGATGTGATTTGCAGAGTGAGCATGAACGTTACATAACTGAAGAGGCTCTTGGTGGATTGCCTGTAATAGTTAGAGACTATCCAAAG GAAATCAAGGCATTCTATATGCGGAAAAACGATGATGGGAAGACTGTTGCAGCCATGGACATGTTGGTTCCTCGg ATCGGTGAGCTTATCGGTGGGAGCCAGAGAGAAGAACGACTTGAATATCTGGAAGAGCGCTTGGATGAATTAAAACTAAATAAGGACAGCTACTGGTGGTATCTTGATTTGCGTCGTTATGGCTCAG TTCCTCATGCAGGCTTTGGACTGGGCTTTGAAAGGCTGGTACAGTTTGCAACTGGAATAGAAAACATAAAAGATGTGATCCCATTCCCTAGGACACCTGGTTCAGCTGAATTTTGA